ATAGTTTTTTACTAAAAGGATGTATATAGTTTATTTTTAACTCTACTTAATTAGATACATAATTTTTAATTATCTAGCTATATAAATTATTTTTTAAATATACTATTAATAATATATTAATTATATCTTAATTTATATATTTAGTATAGTTATGTAGAACTATATTTTATATGTTTATAATATAACAAAATAAAAATAAGTTTATCTATGTATATTAATATATTTATTTTTATCATATAGTATTATTTTGTAGTATTTATTTTTTTATATATAATTTAAATTATACTAACTATAGTTACATTAATATATATATATATTATAATAGATTATATAAACATTAGTTTAAAAATTAAAATTAGTTTATTACTAAATTTATATTTCATATATATATATATAATAGTAAAAATATATTTTTTAGTATAACGTATGTTTATTACTAGTTATGTATTCTATATTAATTTATAAAAATTAAACCATATTATTCATAATATATCTAAATAATTACATAATATAGTATATACATTCTATAACTCACTATGTATATAATAATATATTATTATTTTTAATAGATATTAAATATCTATTAATATATTTATTCACATAAAATAATTTATTATTTTTATATTTGTATTCATATTATATAATCAAATTTTGACATTTACTATATCTTATTTGCCATAGATATAAAGAGTTATAATAATTTTTATTGATAAAAAATATATATTATACTTAAAAATCATATGTTGTAGTTACAGTAGAGCTATTATGTTGTAATGTATAATCTGTGATCCATAATGTTGAATATATGATTTGGCTGTAATTTGAAATATTTTGTCCTAATTACTAGGTGGATAGGCCAATGTGGATACAGTTTGATTATTATATGAAAAATGCTCTTAGAGTTATTTTGAAAGTACTCTTTTATATACTTCTATGGAGCATTCTTTTTATACACTTAGTTAGTGTAAGCAAGGCTGAAACACTTTTTTCTTATTTATATACACATTATTCAGAACAAGAAAGTTTAGGTAGTCTTTTGACAGACTTTGCATTCACTCAGGGATATAGTGCTATTATTTCACCTGCTGTTCGTGGTAATGTCAGTGGTTTTTTTAAGGATGAGAATCCATACCAGTTTCTTGAAGGTATGAGGAGTGCCTTTGGTGTCATGTGGTATATGTTAGGAAAAACCATGTACTTTTATACACAGGCAGAACTGCAAAGAGTGTTTATAAGTCCACAAGTTATGACTGTTGAACGCTTATATCATATATTATTAAACTCTTCTGTTATTTCACCACAGTTACCTATTCAACTAAATGGAGATATGATTATCCTTTCCGGTCCTCCACATTACATTGAACAAGTATTACAGGCTGTATCTATTTTTGAGGTTTCTCAATTATCTAATATTACCATGCGTGTTTTCCCACTTAAATATGCATCTGCAGATGATATTGTTATTCAAAGTATGGATAAAACTGTTACAGTTCCTGGTATTGCTAGTATTTTACGTGCAATGCTTAATGGTCAACAAGAGACAGCAACAACAATAGTTGAACAGCCTGCAACTGTGAATAAGTTAAACGGAGAAGGACTTGCTTCAAAGGGTAAGGAAAAAACAGAAAAAGGTAATGAGGTAAAACAACAAGCAGCTGGCGTTAATATTATGGCTGATCCTCGTATGAATGCTGTTGTTATTAACGATGCGGCATATAGAATGCCTTACTATGAGGAAGTTATTCATGATTTGGATAAACCATTAGAGCTTGTTGAAATTCATGCTGCCATCGTAGACATTGATTCCGAATTTAAGAGAGACCTTGGTTTTACACTACAACAAGGAAGTTCTAAGAAGAGTATGACAATGGGTGGTGACTTTTCTACTACTCAACAATCACTACCACTTGAGATTACTAAAGGAACTGTCGAAGGCGGAGGTCTAACATATTCTACCATTTATTCAAAAGGGGTAGAGTTCTTTTTAGCACGGGTACAAGCTCTTGAAACAGAAGGTGAAGCAAGAGTTTTAGGGAAACCTTCAGTACTTACTGTAGATAATATTCAAGCAACATTGGAAAACACAAGTACATACTATATTCAAGTTCAAGGTTATCAGACTGTTGATTTATTCAAAGTTGAATCTGGTACGGTTCTACGTGTGACACCCCATATTATATATAATAATGATGGTACAAAATCTATTAAACTTGTTGTAGCTATCGAAGATAATCAAAATGATAATTCAACAGATCCTACTGTAGGTTCTAATGTTGTACTACCACCTATTAAACAGACAAGAATTAATACTCAAGGTGTTGTTAATACTGGCCAAAGTTTACTTATAGGTGGATATTACTATGAACAACAAGGTGTTAATGATAAGGGTATACCTATTCTCAAGGACATCCCTATTATAGGATATTTATTTAAAACAAATACAAAAACATCAAAAAAGATGGAACGGCTAATACTTATTACCCCAAGAATTATAATGCCTAATACAGTTACGCCTATACCTGCACATGTTGATGATCCTTCATTTCATCGTAGTGCAGTACAGGACACATATGATGATATAAAACCCAAAAGTTCTACAGGAGGAGGGTGCTCTAGAAAAAGAAGGGCTCCAGTTATTGAAGAGCAGAGGCTAGGCTAATGAGCAAAGTAGATGGTATTGGTATATATGTGTTTTCTGGGCCACATGTTGGTGCAGAAATTATTTTACCAGAGGGAAGCTATACTATTGGGACAAGTGACTCTTGTGATATAATTTTGACAGATATTTCTTTAGCTCCCAGACACGCTCAGCTTGATGTTCATATTGGAGAAAGTGAAAATACAACACATTTGACTGTTATCCCTTTAGAAGGGGGTGTTTGGTCTAATAATCAAGCTGTGCCAGAGTCAGGTTTTCAACCTAAACCTGGAGACTTTTGGTACTTAGGGAATACATCCTTTGGGTGGAACTTCCCAGGTAAAAATTGGCAAAATAAAGCAGCACAACAATATGCTGAAACACTTAGCCAAGCAGAAAATGATAATAATAACCTTGGATTAGAAGGTGGAACAACACAAACTCAGGAACAGAAAGATGATTTAGTTAAGAAAGTATTTGGAGATACACATCCTCAAGATGTTATTAGTAAAATTGATAAGTTTTCTATGGGAAAACTCATTGGTGTATGTCTCCTTATCCTTTTTTTAGGAGCTATTGCAATTTCTTATCAAAGGGATTCTGTGGATGAAAAAACACAAGTTGCATTTTTACAGAAAGTGCTAGAAGATAATGGATTTAGTGGTGTATCAGTTATCCCAGGTGCTCAACAAATTATTATTCGTGGAGTTGTACAAAGTGATGTTCAACGACAATTAATTTATACATTGGCACAAAGTGTGCATTCTCCTGTATATATTGATGTTGGTGTTCGTGATGACTTAGTTAACGCTGTAAAAGCTGCTTTTGCTTCTAGAGGTATTCATATTTCTGTCAAAGAATTTTCAGATCCAGGTATAATTAGTATCTCTGGATATATGAAAGATGGTTTTGTTGAAGAGTGGTCAATTTCTGCTATGAGGGATGACATTCCTATACCATTCAAGCTGGAAAAGCATATTGTTTATGCTAAAGAGGTTGCTGAAGTTTTAGACAAAATATTTGCAGAAAATAAAATTGGTTCTTTAAAAGTGACGTATCTTGCAGGAGAAATAGAAATAGTAGGGAGTTTTGATGAGGAACGTACTAAAAAGCTCGATAAGGCATTAGCAGAAATAAAAAAAGAGCTTGATGTGCCAATCATGTTTAAAATTCAACAAATCAAGCCTGCTCCTATTACGTCTGCACAAAAGGGTCAACCAGTTAAAGATGAAAGTGATGAGGAGTCATCAGTGTTAGGAGGATCTGTTATAAAGGGGGTAACATTATTACCAATACCATTTATTACATTAAGTACAGGAGAGCGAATTTTTAAGGGTGGGGTATTACCTAGTGGTTATACCCTTGATTCAGTTTCTTTAGACAAGTTGATCTTTTCTAAAGATAATCAATATAAAGAATATCCATTGAGAGGTGCAAATTGAGTGAGCCATTTATATCCTTATTTGATGTAGTAGACGGAGATCCTGATCATACAAAACTTCGTACTATTAAAAATGATTTTGCTGAAATGAAGAGTACTGTAAAAGCTGCTATGGATTCAGGTTTACCTCCAGATGAAATGAAAGTTGCTAATTTACTTTATTTAGGGATTCAGAGGGGAATGGAGATTCTTGAAACATTCTAATTAGTTATTTTGGAGGGCTATATGGCTGTTGAAACAGGTGTTGTTGCTCAAAGTAAACTCCAAAAAATTCTTAGTGAAGAGAGTGGGTTATATTCACAGGACCCAAGTGGAGCATTGTCTCAGCCTGCACCTGAGGATGTTCAGAATTTTCAGAAAATTCTCGAAGATGATAATCAACCGCAATTAAATGTAATAAGCCCTAGTTATCATACACAGGCTATAGAGCCTTCAGTACAAACGGAAAATATAGTACCTGTGGAGGAGGTGCATGAAGTAGAACAGATAGATTTACCTACGGATGTGCAGGATAGAGAAATAGCTATAAATAATTCTTCACAGATGGTAGCTGATCTTAATACAGGGGTCATTACACCAGTGGAGCTTCTTAGGTTACAAAAAGTTGTAGGAGTAGTTCAAACACAAGCAGTTACAACTACACAAGTTTCTCAACAAGTTGAACAAAATATAAGTACTTTTCTTAAAGAGTAGAGGTTGGTGTGTATCTCTATATGGAAAATGTAGCTGATTCTAATATAAGAAAGCTAAAAGTAATAGAATGGTTGTTTTTTCAAAAAAAGACTATTGTTCTTTTGCTTGCTAT
The sequence above is drawn from the Lawsonia intracellularis PHE/MN1-00 genome and encodes:
- the sctC gene encoding type III secretion system outer membrane ring subunit SctC, with product MWIQFDYYMKNALRVILKVLFYILLWSILFIHLVSVSKAETLFSYLYTHYSEQESLGSLLTDFAFTQGYSAIISPAVRGNVSGFFKDENPYQFLEGMRSAFGVMWYMLGKTMYFYTQAELQRVFISPQVMTVERLYHILLNSSVISPQLPIQLNGDMIILSGPPHYIEQVLQAVSIFEVSQLSNITMRVFPLKYASADDIVIQSMDKTVTVPGIASILRAMLNGQQETATTIVEQPATVNKLNGEGLASKGKEKTEKGNEVKQQAAGVNIMADPRMNAVVINDAAYRMPYYEEVIHDLDKPLELVEIHAAIVDIDSEFKRDLGFTLQQGSSKKSMTMGGDFSTTQQSLPLEITKGTVEGGGLTYSTIYSKGVEFFLARVQALETEGEARVLGKPSVLTVDNIQATLENTSTYYIQVQGYQTVDLFKVESGTVLRVTPHIIYNNDGTKSIKLVVAIEDNQNDNSTDPTVGSNVVLPPIKQTRINTQGVVNTGQSLLIGGYYYEQQGVNDKGIPILKDIPIIGYLFKTNTKTSKKMERLILITPRIIMPNTVTPIPAHVDDPSFHRSAVQDTYDDIKPKSSTGGGCSRKRRAPVIEEQRLG
- the sctD gene encoding type III secretion system inner membrane ring subunit SctD, whose translation is MSKVDGIGIYVFSGPHVGAEIILPEGSYTIGTSDSCDIILTDISLAPRHAQLDVHIGESENTTHLTVIPLEGGVWSNNQAVPESGFQPKPGDFWYLGNTSFGWNFPGKNWQNKAAQQYAETLSQAENDNNNLGLEGGTTQTQEQKDDLVKKVFGDTHPQDVISKIDKFSMGKLIGVCLLILFLGAIAISYQRDSVDEKTQVAFLQKVLEDNGFSGVSVIPGAQQIIIRGVVQSDVQRQLIYTLAQSVHSPVYIDVGVRDDLVNAVKAAFASRGIHISVKEFSDPGIISISGYMKDGFVEEWSISAMRDDIPIPFKLEKHIVYAKEVAEVLDKIFAENKIGSLKVTYLAGEIEIVGSFDEERTKKLDKALAEIKKELDVPIMFKIQQIKPAPITSAQKGQPVKDESDEESSVLGGSVIKGVTLLPIPFITLSTGERIFKGGVLPSGYTLDSVSLDKLIFSKDNQYKEYPLRGAN